The following coding sequences lie in one Zingiber officinale cultivar Zhangliang chromosome 2B, Zo_v1.1, whole genome shotgun sequence genomic window:
- the LOC122047850 gene encoding probable protein phosphatase 2C 23, whose amino-acid sequence MGNRAAKLSPCFLAGGCPAGSAAAAVASEPVDEGLGHSFVFVVPDVPRLARTSSNASASARILHGDDGCGGGAAFRSISGAAVSANVATPLSTAPLFQRIELACSFSASFESSSSFASIPLQPRLSGSFSGPISSDRQHFHSGPIDGGFQFHSGPIEHVHASGFSSGLLDRRPSTSSSSGHNYRTLSQRVADRLADHQRRNLLRRITKCVGRAASKLTCMPPPPEANPSKEPPPSATATLTDIKGGIFPDSTTEPSSNSTTIQSSGTEATNSDSIGDESDFHDGTNAHVHWAQGKAGEDRTHVIVSEVHGWVFVGIYDGFNGPDATEFLLANLYKSIQKELKGLLWDDKPQADQQVLDEIPHPEIPHPKSTSSAAPASGGAVDHRAVLRALSQGLRNTEAAFLQMANKKAATNPELALMGSCVLVMVMKGEDVYLMNVGDSRAVLARRAESDLWNLVGKATQELREETLKYLESFDDEELAALQLTPDHSTSNDDELRRIRGEHPDDPAAIVNGRVKGSLKVTRAFGAGYLKQPKWNNALLGAFRIDYKGNSPYITCNPFLCYHRVGPKDKYLILSSDGLYQYFTSQEAVTQVEMFLATNPDSDPAQHLVQEVLYRAADRAGLQFNQLLDVPQGDRRKYHDDVSVIIISLEGGMWQSSCV is encoded by the exons ATGGGTAATCGCGCGGCGAAATTGAGTCCCTGCTTCCTGGCCGGAGGTTGCCCTGCTGGCAGCGCCGCGGCCGCCGTCGCGTCGGAGCCCGTCGACGAGGGGCTCGGCCACTCCTTCGTTTTCGTCGTCCCCGACGTGCCCCGTCTCGCCCGAACCAGCTCCAACGCCTCCGCCTCCGCCCGCATCCTTCACGGCGACGATGGCTGCGGCGGCGGCGCCGCCTTCCGGTCGATATCTGGCGCAGCGGTAAGCGCCAACGTGGCCACGCCGCTCTCCACGGCGCCTCTCTTCCAGCGCATCGAGCTCGCCTGCTCCTTCTCCGCCTCCTTCGAGAGCTCTTCCTCGTTCGCCTCGATTCCCCTGCAGCCGCGTCTCTCTGGTTCGTTCTCCGGCCCCATCAGCTCCGACCGCCAACACTTCCACTCCGGCCCCATCGACGGCGGCTTCCAGTTCCACTCCGGCCCCATCGAGCACGTCCATGCTTCCGGATTCTCTTCCGGCCTCCTCGACCGCCGcccctccacctcctcctcctccggccACAATTACCGCACCCTGTCCCAGCGCGTCGCCGACCGCCTCGCAGACCACCAGCGCCGCAATCTTCTCCGCCGCATCACCAAATGCGTCGGCCGCGCCGCCTCCAAGCTCACCTGCATGCCACCGCCGCCCGAAGCTAATCCCTCGAAGGAACCACCACCGTCCGCCACCGCGACTTTGACCGACATCAAAGGCGGGATCTTCCCCGACTCCACCACCGAACCCAGCAGCAACTCGACCACTATCCAAAGCAGCGGCACCGAGGCGACCAACTCCGACTCCATCGGCGACGAATCCGACTTTCACGACGGCACCAACGCCCACGTGCACTGGGCGCAGGGGAAGGCCGGCGAGGACCGGACGCACGTGATCGTGTCGGAGGTGCACGGGTGGGTGTTCGTCGGCATCTACGACGGCTTCAACGGCCCCGACGCCACCGAATTCCTCCTCGCCAATCTCTACAAATCCATCCAGAAGGAGCTCAAGGGTCTGCTCTGGGACGACAAGCCCCAAGCCGACCAACAAGTGCTCGACGAAATCCCCCACCCAGAAATTCCGCACCCCAAATCAACCTCCTCCGCCGCCCCCGCCTCCGGCGGAGCGGTGGATCACAGGGCGGTGCTGAGGGCGCTGTCGCAGGGGCTGAGGAACACGGAGGCGGCGTTCCTGCAGATGGCCAACAAGAAGGCGGCCACCAACCCGGAGCTGGCGCTGATGGGCTCCTGCGTGCTGGTGATGGTGATGAAGGGCGAGGACGTGTACCTGATGAACGTCGGCGACAGCCGCGCGGTGCTAGCCCGGCGGGCGGAGTCCGACCTCTGGAACTTGGTCGGGAAGGCGACGCAGGAGCTGAGGGAGGAGACGCTCAAGTACCTGGAGTCCTTCGACGACGAGGAGCTGGCGGCGCTGCAGCTCACCCCGGATCACAGCACCTCCAACGACGAC GAACTGAGGAGGATCAGAGGCGAGCACCCCGACGACCCGGCCGCCATTGTCAATGGCAGAGTGAAGGGATCGTTGAAGGTTACGAGAGCATTCGGAGCAGGATACCTGAAGCAG CCGAAATGGAACAATGCGCTGCTGGGGGCGTTCAGGATCGACTACAAGGGCAACTCGCCCTACATCACTTGCAATCCCTTCCTCTGCTACCACAGAGTGGGGCCCAAGGACAAGTACCTCATCCTCTCCTCCGACGGCCTCTACCAGTACTTCACCAGCCAGGAAGCGGTGACCCAGGTTGAAATGTTCCTCGCAACGAATCCCGACAGCGATCCGGCTCAGCATCTGGTCCAAGAAGTCTTGTACCGAGCCGCCGACCGAGCCG GACTTCAATTTAATCAATTGCTCGATGTACCACAAGGAGACAGAAGAAAATACCATGATGATGTTTCCGTCATCATCATCTCTTTAGAAGGAGGGATGTGGCAGTCCTCCTGTGTGTAA